One Calditrichia bacterium DNA window includes the following coding sequences:
- a CDS encoding NAD(P)-binding domain-containing protein, translating to MIIYLATAALAVIIFIPYFVKFRKKQHENYERRKEAETLGVIRPQSQFPLIDQSLCIGCGSCVLACPEGDVLGVVHGKAMIINGLRCVGHGHCETACPVGAIKVGLGDITTRDDIPVLDSGHQSNVPGLYVVGELGGLSLIRNAIAQGQNAVRELAKTLPANRDRTIRDLLIVGAGPAGLTAALTAKEQGLNYLLIDQQEPGGTILQYPRRKLVMTQPINIPLHGRLDKTEYTKEDLLEIWQRIINKHQLNIQTGERLTGINPVGDEFELVTQNNSFYARKVVLALGRRGTPRKLGVPGEKMSKVAYQLIDAQSYQNAHILVVGGGDSAVEAAIALARQKGNIVSISYRKNKFFRIKKKNEDRIMRLIKEKKVLPLFESTVLEIEPDRVILQQDVEMFEIPNNYVFIFAGGIPPFKMLQEMGIRFGGEAKTFAPPVAVPSGFSN from the coding sequence ATGATTATTTATTTAGCAACAGCGGCTTTGGCTGTTATCATTTTTATACCTTATTTTGTCAAATTTCGTAAAAAACAACATGAAAATTATGAGCGCCGGAAAGAGGCTGAAACGCTGGGTGTAATTCGACCGCAGTCGCAATTTCCACTAATTGACCAGTCACTGTGCATCGGTTGCGGTTCCTGTGTACTGGCCTGTCCGGAAGGTGATGTTTTGGGTGTAGTGCACGGCAAAGCCATGATTATCAACGGTTTACGCTGTGTTGGTCACGGGCATTGCGAAACAGCTTGTCCTGTTGGTGCCATCAAAGTCGGGCTTGGCGACATCACCACCCGCGATGATATTCCGGTTCTGGACAGCGGTCACCAAAGCAATGTACCCGGATTATATGTTGTTGGAGAATTGGGTGGGTTATCGCTCATCCGGAACGCCATTGCCCAGGGGCAAAATGCCGTTCGGGAATTGGCCAAAACGTTGCCGGCCAATCGTGATCGTACCATTCGGGATTTGCTGATTGTAGGTGCAGGCCCGGCAGGATTGACCGCAGCACTCACCGCCAAAGAGCAGGGGTTGAATTATCTGTTGATTGATCAGCAGGAACCGGGCGGCACCATTTTGCAATATCCCCGACGCAAATTGGTGATGACCCAGCCGATCAATATACCGCTTCACGGGCGGCTCGACAAAACAGAATACACCAAAGAAGATTTGCTGGAAATCTGGCAGCGAATTATCAACAAACATCAATTGAATATCCAAACCGGTGAGCGGCTGACCGGGATAAATCCGGTTGGTGATGAATTTGAATTGGTCACCCAAAACAACTCTTTTTATGCCCGAAAAGTAGTGTTGGCGTTGGGCAGGCGCGGCACACCGCGAAAATTGGGCGTGCCCGGTGAGAAAATGTCCAAAGTCGCCTATCAGTTGATCGATGCGCAATCGTATCAAAATGCCCATATTTTGGTGGTTGGCGGCGGCGATAGCGCTGTCGAAGCTGCCATTGCCCTGGCTCGCCAAAAAGGAAATATCGTTTCCATTTCCTATCGCAAAAATAAATTTTTCCGCATCAAAAAGAAAAACGAAGATCGCATTATGCGATTGATAAAAGAGAAAAAAGTGCTGCCGTTGTTCGAATCAACGGTATTGGAAATAGAGCCGGATCGCGTGATTTTGCAGCAAGATGTGGAAATGTTTGAGATCCCCAACAATTATGTTTTTATTTTTGCCGGCGGAATTCCGCCGTTCAAAATGTTGCAGGAAATGGGTATCCGTTTTGGCGGCGAAGCCAAAACATTTGCGCCACCGGTAGCTGTTCCGTCGGGTTTCAGCAACTAA
- the cydB gene encoding cytochrome d ubiquinol oxidase subunit II translates to METLFGIDYPTWWFLVVGALFSGYAILDGFDFGAGAFHLFFKKEESRRIALNAVGPVWDGNEVWLVIGGGALFAGFPVVYATLFSAMYVPFMLFLLFIIFRAISIEFRSKEPMRWWRQMWDVSYSISSIMLAFLLGVVLGNVLQGIAIGPDYVYQGAGFFEFLNLYSILVGLTSLTLFMSHGAIYLLLKTEGKLYKQLLELQKYAMIFFIVTFSITTLYTLLYIPHLSDDFRSNQILFLLPVLAFLSIANLPRLASQRKFLQAFIFSSLTISFLLILSAIELYPNILLSTVDPAYNIDVYNAASSQKTLEIMMTIVAIGAPLVAGYTIFVYKTFSGKVKLDEASY, encoded by the coding sequence ATGGAAACATTATTTGGTATAGATTATCCCACATGGTGGTTTTTGGTGGTCGGGGCGCTGTTTTCCGGATACGCCATTTTGGACGGTTTTGATTTTGGCGCCGGCGCATTTCATTTGTTTTTCAAAAAAGAGGAAAGCCGGCGGATTGCGCTGAACGCGGTCGGACCGGTTTGGGACGGCAACGAAGTGTGGCTGGTTATCGGCGGCGGCGCGTTGTTTGCGGGATTTCCGGTGGTGTACGCAACATTATTTTCCGCGATGTATGTGCCGTTTATGCTGTTCCTCCTGTTCATCATTTTTCGCGCAATTTCGATTGAATTTCGCAGCAAAGAACCGATGCGCTGGTGGCGGCAAATGTGGGACGTTTCGTATTCCATTTCCAGCATTATGCTCGCGTTTTTGCTCGGCGTTGTGTTGGGGAATGTGTTGCAGGGTATCGCCATCGGCCCGGATTATGTGTATCAGGGCGCCGGTTTTTTTGAATTTTTGAATTTGTATTCGATTCTGGTCGGGCTGACATCGCTGACGCTGTTTATGTCGCATGGCGCGATTTATTTGCTGCTGAAAACGGAGGGCAAACTCTACAAACAGTTGCTCGAACTGCAAAAATACGCGATGATATTTTTTATCGTAACTTTCAGTATTACAACGCTTTATACATTGCTTTACATACCGCATTTGTCCGACGATTTCCGCTCGAACCAGATCCTTTTTTTACTGCCGGTACTGGCGTTTTTGAGCATCGCCAATTTGCCGCGACTGGCATCGCAGCGCAAATTTTTGCAGGCATTCATTTTTTCATCGCTGACCATCAGTTTTTTGCTGATCCTTTCCGCCATCGAGTTGTATCCGAATATCCTGCTGTCCACGGTCGATCCGGCGTACAATATTGATGTGTACAATGCGGCGTCTTCCCAAAAAACGCTGGAAATTATGATGACCATTGTGGCCATCGGTGCGCCGCTGGTTGCGGGCTACACCATTTTCGTTTACAAAACGTTCAGCGGAAAAGTGAAGTTGGATGAGGCGAGTTATTGA
- a CDS encoding cytochrome ubiquinol oxidase subunit I yields MDVEILARIQFAFTVAFHYIYPPLSIGLGLLMVIFESQYVRTKDKKYEILARFWTKIFALTFGIGVVTGIVMEFEFGTNWATYSRYVGDVFGSALAAEGIFAFALESGFLGVLLFGWNRVSPKVHLISTIGVFLGSMFSAVWIVVANSWQQTPAGFHIVGEGIRARAEITDFWAMVFNPSSVDRLLHVWLGAFLAGAFLVLSVHAYYLLKGRYVEISKKAFSIALVVATIFSLGQLFTGHKSAEGVAVNQPAKLAALEGHFDASAPADLYIFGWVDAENQEVTGLKIPGGLSFLLNFDVTAPVTGLNAFPETDRPSQVNAVFQFYHIMVAIGMALIGLTLLASFLLWRGKLFENKWLLKIFVFAVLLPQIANQVGWFTAEMGRQPWVVYGLLRTSDALSASVTANQVLFSLIMFFLIYALLFALFLYLLDKKIKHGPFDESEIEDRPLTKGITTILTGK; encoded by the coding sequence ATGGATGTAGAAATATTAGCCAGAATCCAGTTTGCATTTACTGTGGCATTTCATTATATCTACCCGCCGTTGAGCATCGGTTTGGGGTTGCTCATGGTTATTTTCGAAAGCCAGTACGTCCGGACGAAAGATAAAAAATACGAAATTCTCGCCCGTTTCTGGACGAAAATTTTCGCGTTAACTTTCGGCATTGGTGTAGTTACCGGAATTGTAATGGAATTTGAATTCGGCACCAACTGGGCAACCTATTCCAGATATGTGGGCGATGTGTTCGGCAGCGCGTTGGCGGCCGAAGGCATTTTTGCGTTCGCGCTGGAAAGCGGATTTCTCGGGGTGCTGCTGTTCGGCTGGAACCGCGTTTCACCGAAAGTTCACCTCATTTCGACCATCGGCGTATTTCTCGGCTCCATGTTTTCCGCCGTCTGGATTGTCGTGGCAAATAGCTGGCAGCAAACGCCGGCGGGATTTCACATCGTTGGTGAAGGCATTCGCGCCCGCGCGGAAATCACCGATTTTTGGGCAATGGTGTTCAACCCGTCCAGCGTGGACAGGCTGCTGCACGTTTGGTTGGGTGCATTTCTTGCCGGCGCATTTTTGGTGCTGAGCGTTCATGCCTACTATTTGCTGAAAGGGCGATATGTCGAAATTTCCAAAAAAGCGTTCAGCATTGCGCTGGTTGTTGCCACGATTTTTTCGCTGGGACAACTGTTCACCGGACACAAATCGGCGGAAGGCGTTGCGGTAAACCAACCCGCAAAACTGGCGGCGCTGGAGGGACATTTCGATGCCAGCGCCCCGGCTGACCTGTATATTTTTGGCTGGGTGGATGCTGAAAATCAGGAAGTTACCGGGTTGAAAATTCCCGGCGGTTTATCGTTTTTGCTGAATTTCGATGTCACCGCACCGGTGACCGGACTAAACGCGTTTCCCGAAACAGATCGCCCGTCGCAGGTGAATGCGGTGTTCCAATTTTATCATATTATGGTGGCAATCGGGATGGCGCTGATCGGGCTAACGTTGCTGGCCAGCTTTCTGCTGTGGCGCGGTAAGTTATTCGAAAACAAATGGTTACTCAAAATATTCGTATTCGCGGTGCTACTGCCGCAGATTGCCAATCAGGTCGGTTGGTTTACCGCGGAAATGGGTCGGCAACCGTGGGTCGTTTACGGATTACTGCGCACATCGGACGCACTTTCGGCATCGGTAACCGCCAACCAGGTTCTGTTTTCACTGATCATGTTTTTCCTGATTTACGCGTTATTGTTTGCGCTATTTTTATATCTGCTCGATAAAAAAATCAAACACGGCCCGTTCGATGAATCAGAAATTGAAGACAGACCTTTAACTAAAGGAATAACAACCATTTTAACTGGAAAATAA
- a CDS encoding RNA polymerase sigma factor: MNDRMVGFSELYRRYAADVYRFAFWLSGDGDVANDIVSETFVKVWLSKKDVQLQTVKAFLFTIARNEFLKSLRSNKRRSEIPEALLDAALIADEQFAQTESLLRTLRHLRQLPEIDRAVLILHAMEGLPQQEIATILNLSLSAVKVKIFRSRRKLLELALNSE; this comes from the coding sequence ATGAACGATCGAATGGTTGGCTTTTCGGAATTATATCGCCGATATGCGGCGGATGTGTACCGGTTCGCATTTTGGCTGAGCGGCGATGGCGATGTGGCAAACGACATTGTTTCGGAAACATTTGTGAAAGTTTGGCTATCGAAAAAAGATGTGCAATTGCAAACTGTGAAAGCTTTTTTGTTTACCATCGCACGGAATGAATTTTTGAAAAGCCTGCGCAGCAACAAACGGCGCAGCGAAATACCGGAAGCATTGCTGGATGCCGCGCTGATTGCGGATGAACAATTTGCCCAAACCGAATCGCTTCTGCGCACATTGCGACACCTCCGGCAACTGCCGGAAATCGATCGTGCTGTGCTCATTTTGCATGCGATGGAAGGATTGCCGCAACAGGAAATCGCGACAATTTTAAACCTCAGCCTGTCGGCTGTGAAGGTGAAAATTTTTCGCTCCCGCCGTAAATTGCTGGAATTAGCGCTAAATAGTGAGTGA